Part of the Gigantopelta aegis isolate Gae_Host chromosome 15, Gae_host_genome, whole genome shotgun sequence genome is shown below.
CCCTCAttttagtgagatctaaagccctgactaTGTTGCCCCCAttttagtgagatctaaagccctgactaTGTTGcccccaaattagtgagatttaAAGCCCTGACTGTGTTGCCCCCATTTTAGTGAGATGTAAAGCTTTGAGTAATTGATATAAATACATTGAGTTGGTGAAGTGAGATCTGTGTATATGTTTACAGGACGTTTCTCAAACATACACCAGTGAAGACAATACCATCTGTAAGAAGTGTCCTCCGGGAAAGTATGTGGCAGAAGATTGTCATTTACATTTCACCGAAGGGACATGTATTGAGTGTCCTGATGGAACATTTTCTTCACAATACACAAAGGCAAAATCCTGTGAGAAATGTCGTCAGTGGTGTCCACATGAACACCAAATTCCGACGAACTGCACTAAAACGGAAGACATTACGTGCACGTGTGAGCCAGGCTACAAGCTGGTGGTGGACGATGTCATCATTAGAGAGCAGCACTGTCAGAAGATAGAAACGCCAGGTAAACACCCGCCACGAGGTCAAGTTAGCATATTATTACCTTGGCAGCGGGCACTCGTAACCAGGGAAATAACAATCATattttctcactga
Proteins encoded:
- the LOC121389857 gene encoding tumor necrosis factor receptor superfamily member 6-like; amino-acid sequence: MKMINSLKGLVSLTAIIICCVPVETPSSIKDVSQTYTSEDNTICKKCPPGKYVAEDCHLHFTEGTCIECPDGTFSSQYTKAKSCEKCRQWCPHEHQIPTNCTKTEDITCTCEPGYKLVVDDVIIREQHCQKIETPDTKDQKNVTDSPKRSDQGSKDHNDVSQGVTLSSSSFCVVFLLLLAICIQL